A segment of the Nitrospirota bacterium genome:
CCGCCAGACCACGCTTATGCAATAACATCGTTATCGCAGCTGTCAATGTAGTCTTTCCATGATCTACATGTCCTATCGTCCCTACATTTATATGCGGCTTCTTCCTCTCAAACTTCGCCTTTGCCATATTCCAGCCTCCTTTTTCTAAGCAATGCCTTTACTCATTGCTCGTTACTCATTGCTTCTTAATGGAGCCCTTGACCGGAATCGAACCGGTGACCTCCTCCTTACCAAGGAGGTGCTCTAACCGACTGAGCTACAAGGGCAGTTTTTTCCGGAAATCACCCATCTGCGGCGTCAGGAGTAAAAATTTGAGCTTCAACGTACCAATTAGTACGCCTCAGCTCAAATTTTTACTCCTTCCTTGCACCTGGGCACTTTCCGAAAAAAACTGCATCTCTTGAGCCGCCTTGCCATCCGTCTGAACCTGAACCTATCAGCTATTAGTTTCCTGCATACAGCTAAAAGGCCTTAAATTTAATTCTCCTCACAGCTATAAGCTATTGGCTATAAGCCATAAGTGTCGGCCTATGGCCGACCTTGGAGCGGGAGACGGGATTTGAACCCGCGACAGCCAGCTTGGAAGGCTGGAACTCTACCGCTGAGCTACTCCCGCAAGTTTTTTCTGAAAAACGCCCATCTGCGGCGTCAGGACTTACGATTTGAGACTCAACGTACCAATAAGTACGCCTCGCCTCAAATCGTAAGTCCTTCCTTGCATCTGGGCATTTTTGAGAAAAAACTTCATTCCTGAGTCTACCTTCGCCATCATTTTAATTGCCTAACAGTACGCCTCAGCTCAAATCTTAAGTCCTTCCTTGCACCTGGACGTTTTTGAGCGTAAACTCGACATTGGATTATTTACCCGCGACTCAAATCCTATGTTCATACTCGCTTATTGCTTCTAACTCATTGCTCATTGCTTTCCACTCACTGCTTCTAAAGTGGGGAGGGGAGGGTTCGAACCTCCGAAGCTATACAGCGACAGATTTACAGTCTGTTCCCTTTGGCCGCTTGGGTACCTCCCCCCACGCCCGACACTTATCTGGAGCTGGCGAAGGGATTTGAACCCCCGACCTGCTGATTACAAATCAGCTGCTCTACCAACTGAGCTACGCCAGCAAAACTTATACATTATATAAAATTAAAATATTAAGTCAAGTCCGAAAAATAATAAAAGGAAACCAATCGGGATATTTCACCTTATGGTCTTTGTCTTTTGGCTATTTCAAACAGGATTATTCCGGCAGCAACGGAGACATTAAGTGAGCTGACTTTTCCCAAAAGTGGTATCCTGACAATCTCATCACACGTCTTACGGACCAAGTCCCTTACGCCTTTACCCTCTCCTCCAACCACAATTGCCAGAGGTTCAGTATAGGATATTTGATCATACTCTTTTTCTCCATCCATATCAAGTCCATAAACCCAGACGCCTTGCTTTTTTAATCGCTCAATCGTTTGAGATATATTTGTAACCTTCGCAATATGAAGATATTCAATCGCCCCTGCTGATGTCCTGGCAACTGCATCTGTCAAACCTGAGGAGCGATGTTTAGGGATAATGATCCCATGTACACCGGCACACTCTGCCGTCCTGATTATGGCCCCAAGATTTCTGGGGTCTTCAACCCCATCAAGTATAAGGATAAATGGTTTCTCATTTCTCTTGTGTGATAATTCAAGGATATCGTCAACAGATGAGTATTGTTTTGCAGCGGCCAGACCAAGCACACCCTGATTCTTGGAAGTGCCTGACAGCCTGTCAATTACCTCCCTTCCCTCAAAATGGATATAAATGCCGTTGGCCTTACAGATCCTGACAACTTCATCAATACCCTTGCCATGAAGACCTCTTGCGACATAAATCTTCTCAAAATCTCTTGCACCGGACCTGAGTGCCTCAAGAAGCGTATTGATTCCAAATAACCCCTCCTTGTTATTACTCAACGTTTTATCCTTGTAGTACCATCCGGCCTGTCTTCCAGTATTATCCCTGCTGCCGACAAAGTCATACGTATCTCATCAGATAGCTTCCAGTCCTTTCTCCTTCTCGCATCCTCACGTTCCATGATAAGTTTCCGGATATCATCATCTGAAAAAGAAATATTGAAATTAGCATCAGCCCCCTCAACTTTACAGTTTCCGGCTTCTGCATTTATCTCAATCTTTAGAAATTCCCATTTAACCGGCTCAATAGAAAAAAGTCCGGTAATTGCGTTAAAGGTACTGAATAGATCTGATATTTTCCCTGAAGTGTTCCTGGAAAGCCCATATTCAATATTCGTATTTACCTCTCTTCTTAATTTTTGCAGACTTCCAATCGCTGCCGCAGTATTAAAATCATCATCCATTGCTTCAATAATTTCCTTTTTACATATTTCTATTGCAGAGATGATACTGTCATCATCCGGTGAATCTTCCACTGTCCCATTACAGGCCTCTTTGACCTTCTGTAAAGTCGTATAAAAACCGTCAAGCGCTGCATGTGAAGATTTCATACCATAGTCAGAAAAGTCAACAGGGCTTCTATAGTGATTTGAAATAAGGAAATATCTGAGCACTTCTGAAGTCACGGCCTGAGAATATGGGTACTTATCAAACACCTCTTTAATGGTAAAGAAGTTCCCCAGGGACTTGGACATCTTCTCCTGATTTACATTTACAAAACCATTGTGTATCCAGTACGTTGCTAATCTTCTTCCTGAAGATGCCTCACTCTGTGCAATCTCATTCTCATGATGAGGGAATATCAGATCCTTACCGCCGCCGTGGATATCAAATGTCTGTCCAAGATACTTCATAGACATGGCAGAACACTCAATATGCCATCCTGGCCTTCCTCCACCCCATGGACTGCTCCATTCAGGCTCTCCCGGCTTCGATGACTTCCAGAGTGCAAAATCGAGAGGATCTTCCTTCCTTTCATCAACCTCAACCCTGGCGCCGGCTAACATCTCTTCAATATCACGTTTAGAAAGCTTTCCATAATCCTTGAAACTCTTCACCCTGTAATATACATTGCCCTCTCTTGCGTAAGCATATCCAGTCTTCACTAATTCACTGATGATCTCCTGCATCTCTCCGATGTGATCAGTTGCCTTAGGTTCTATATCTGCCTTCCTGACCCCCAGCAGATCCATGTCCCTGTGATACTCATCTATATATTTCCCGGCGACACCACTCCACTCTACCCCGTCCCTTTGAGCCCTGACAATAATCTTGTCATCTATATCTGTAAAATTTTTCACGAATAAGACCTTGAAATTAAGATATTCGAGATATCTCCTGATAACATCAAATACCAGAGCACTCCTTGCGTGTCCTATATGGCATACATCATATACAGTCACGCCGCAGACATAAATGCCGACATGGCCGGATACCAGTGGTTTAAACTCCTCTTTCTTACCAGTTAATGTATTGTAAAGCCTGATCATCCGTTATCCATCACTATGAAATACCCCATCCATGTTCACCAACAAGCGGTACGAATACGCACGGCATGAGATGCGTTGTCACTTTACCTTTAGCCGTTTTAACTACCCTTGTTAACATCTGCGTATACTTGTCACCTACTGGAATTATAAGCCTGCCGCCATCGGAAAGCTGTTCAAGCAGTGTCTCCGGGATGACCGGCGCCCCGGCAGTTACAATAATGCCATCAAATGGTGACTCTTCTTTCCACCCCAATGTCCCGTTGGCTATCCTGAAAAACACATTAAGATATCCAAGTTCATTCATCAGTGTTTCAGCACGCCTTGCGAGCGGAGTTATCCTTTCTACTGTATAAACAGAGCCGGCCAGCTCTGCGAGCACAGCCGATTGATAACCTGAGCCAGTACCTATCTCAAGTACTTTTTCATCTCCCTTCAGTTCCAGTGCCTCGGTCATAACAGCCACCATATAAGGCTGCGATATCGTCTGCCCCTCGCCAATCGAAAGGGCGTAATCTCCGTATGCCCGCCATTCAAGCTCCTTCCCTGCAAAAAGATGCCTCGGGACTTTCCTCATGGCAGACAGTACCCGCCCGTCCTTTACACCACGCCTGATTATCTGCTCATCAACCATCGCGTTACGCTGTGCCTCAAAGTTAATCATCGTAATATAGGGTTCAATGGTTCATCCCTGATCTAATACCTTCGCCTTAAGTCCATCATCAAGTGCAGACTCCCAGTTGCGAAGCTCCTTAATGACATTAAACTCAGTCAGGTCGAGCCGTAAGGGTGTAATAGAAATCATGTCATTTTCAATTGCAGAAAAATCACTGTCTTTCGTATCTTCCCATGAAAGCCTGCTGCCACCAATCCAGTAATATTTCCTGCCGCGCGGATCAACCTTCTCAACAACCGCATTCTTATCATATATCCTTTTTCCCTGATGTGTGATCCTGATACCTTTGATAGATGAGGTATCAAGATTGGGAACATTAACATTTAGCAGCACCTCAGGAGGAAGTGACTTCTCTTTAATCATCATCGCCAGTTGAAGGGCAAATTTTGCCGCAGTTTCAAATTTATAATCACTTTCAGCCACCTGTGAGATTGCAAACGAAGGGATCCCGAGGAGTGTCCCCTCAAATGCAGCCGAGACAGTACCTGAATATGTGACATCATCTCCCAGGTTACCACCCCTGTTTATCCCTGAAACAACAAGGTCAGGCTTTCTGTGCAGTAAACCATTTACGCCAAGATTAATGCAATCTGTAGGAGTTCCATTAACTGCATAGATGTTATTTCCAAGGTTATCAAGACGTAATGGTTTATGGAGAGTCAGGGCGTGACTTGCAGCTGATCGCTCCCTGTCAGGCGCTATTATATACACCTCTCCCATAGACCTGAGGGTATCAGCTAAGATACGGATTCCCGGTGATTGAACCCCGTCATCATTGGAGACTAAGATTAACATGATTTGATAGACATTATAGTTAAATAGATCAGTTAAATAGGGACAGCGCCTATTTATTTCCAGGAAATAAATAGGCGCTGTCCCTATTTAACTGATCGGGGCGAGCCGATTTGAACGGCCGGCCTCTCCCACCCCAAGGGAGTGCGCTACCAGGCTACGCCACGCCCCGATTTGCTATATTTTCAGGATATTCAAGACTCCCTGCAATTCATCTATTGCCTTGTCAATAACCGCTATATTAGGTTTTTCAGGTGCATCCTTGTTAAGATATTCTCCAAGTTTTTTTCTTGCACCGGCTATTGTAAGACCTTCCTCATAAAGCATTTTCTTAATCTTAAGAATTTTATCTATATCTTTTTGTTCGTAAACCCTCTGTCCACCCTTACTTTTTCTTGGAGCAATTTCAGGGAATTCTGTCTCCCAATAACGTAATACGTATGCTTCAAGGCCTGTAGCTTTACTGGCCTCACTTATTTTGTAAAACAATTTCACTTATCAGCTCTTTTGTCCCCTGAACCACTGATATATTGTTTAAATATGTGACTGGGCCGGAACGTCACTACCCTGCGCGGCTTTATACCAATCTCTTCCCCTGTCTTGGGGTTGCGCCCCTTACGCTCCCTTTTACTCCTGACAA
Coding sequences within it:
- the tuf gene encoding elongation factor Tu (EF-Tu; promotes GTP-dependent binding of aminoacyl-tRNA to the A-site of ribosomes during protein biosynthesis; when the tRNA anticodon matches the mRNA codon, GTP hydrolysis results; the inactive EF-Tu-GDP leaves the ribosome and release of GDP is promoted by elongation factor Ts; many prokaryotes have two copies of the gene encoding EF-Tu), with protein sequence MAKAKFERKKPHINVGTIGHVDHGKTTLTAAITMLLHKRGLA
- the rlmB gene encoding 23S rRNA (guanosine(2251)-2'-O)-methyltransferase RlmB; the encoded protein is MSNNKEGLFGINTLLEALRSGARDFEKIYVARGLHGKGIDEVVRICKANGIYIHFEGREVIDRLSGTSKNQGVLGLAAAKQYSSVDDILELSHKRNEKPFILILDGVEDPRNLGAIIRTAECAGVHGIIIPKHRSSGLTDAVARTSAGAIEYLHIAKVTNISQTIERLKKQGVWVYGLDMDGEKEYDQISYTEPLAIVVGGEGKGVRDLVRKTCDEIVRIPLLGKVSSLNVSVAAGIILFEIAKRQRP
- a CDS encoding cysteine--tRNA ligase, whose product is MIRLYNTLTGKKEEFKPLVSGHVGIYVCGVTVYDVCHIGHARSALVFDVIRRYLEYLNFKVLFVKNFTDIDDKIIVRAQRDGVEWSGVAGKYIDEYHRDMDLLGVRKADIEPKATDHIGEMQEIISELVKTGYAYAREGNVYYRVKSFKDYGKLSKRDIEEMLAGARVEVDERKEDPLDFALWKSSKPGEPEWSSPWGGGRPGWHIECSAMSMKYLGQTFDIHGGGKDLIFPHHENEIAQSEASSGRRLATYWIHNGFVNVNQEKMSKSLGNFFTIKEVFDKYPYSQAVTSEVLRYFLISNHYRSPVDFSDYGMKSSHAALDGFYTTLQKVKEACNGTVEDSPDDDSIISAIEICKKEIIEAMDDDFNTAAAIGSLQKLRREVNTNIEYGLSRNTSGKISDLFSTFNAITGLFSIEPVKWEFLKIEINAEAGNCKVEGADANFNISFSDDDIRKLIMEREDARRRKDWKLSDEIRMTLSAAGIILEDRPDGTTRIKR
- a CDS encoding protein-L-isoaspartate(D-aspartate) O-methyltransferase, producing MNFEAQRNAMVDEQIIRRGVKDGRVLSAMRKVPRHLFAGKELEWRAYGDYALSIGEGQTISQPYMVAVMTEALELKGDEKVLEIGTGSGYQSAVLAELAGSVYTVERITPLARRAETLMNELGYLNVFFRIANGTLGWKEESPFDGIIVTAGAPVIPETLLEQLSDGGRLIIPVGDKYTQMLTRVVKTAKGKVTTHLMPCVFVPLVGEHGWGIS
- the surE gene encoding 5'/3'-nucleotidase SurE, yielding MLILVSNDDGVQSPGIRILADTLRSMGEVYIIAPDRERSAASHALTLHKPLRLDNLGNNIYAVNGTPTDCINLGVNGLLHRKPDLVVSGINRGGNLGDDVTYSGTVSAAFEGTLLGIPSFAISQVAESDYKFETAAKFALQLAMMIKEKSLPPEVLLNVNVPNLDTSSIKGIRITHQGKRIYDKNAVVEKVDPRGRKYYWIGGSRLSWEDTKDSDFSAIENDMISITPLRLDLTEFNVIKELRNWESALDDGLKAKVLDQG
- a CDS encoding MerR family transcriptional regulator; translated protein: MKLFYKISEASKATGLEAYVLRYWETEFPEIAPRKSKGGQRVYEQKDIDKILKIKKMLYEEGLTIAGARKKLGEYLNKDAPEKPNIAVIDKAIDELQGVLNILKI
- a CDS encoding integration host factor subunit alpha — protein: MKKVDIANELYEKIGISKKEALNIVEIVLNTLKEGLKNGETVKIAGFGNFVVRSKRERKGRNPKTGEEIGIKPRRVVTFRPSHIFKQYISGSGDKRADK